A genomic window from Equus asinus isolate D_3611 breed Donkey chromosome 25, EquAss-T2T_v2, whole genome shotgun sequence includes:
- the CTXND2 gene encoding cortexin domain containing 2 — MDDSSLPSSVDVDKGFAIAFVVLLFLFLIVMIFRCAKLVKNPYEASSTTTEPSLS, encoded by the coding sequence ATGGATGATTCAAGCCTGCCCAGCAGCGTTGATGTAGACAAAGGCTTTGCCATTGCCTTtgttgttcttctgtttctgttccTAATAGTGATGATTTTTCGGTGTGCCAAGTTGGTGAAGAATCCCTACGAGGCCAGCTCCACAACCACAGAACCATCTCTGAGCTGA